One Clostridia bacterium DNA window includes the following coding sequences:
- a CDS encoding metallophosphoesterase, which produces MIYAISDLHLSLDGNKPMEVFGDGWKDYLNQVEASWSALVREEDTVLLAGDLSWALKLENAKADFTFLDRMPGQKVIIRGNHDYWWTSYNKVCLAVPPSVHPLQNNAYRIDGEGVVVCGSRGWLIADDKSTDEDKKIYNRELIRMQMALDDAVRIRREGDRLFVMTHYPPFGLNFAPTEMTALFSRYGVEKVIYGHIHGKASYYELMRTIDGVIYVLTSTDLRDHTLTLIP; this is translated from the coding sequence ATGATATACGCCATCAGCGATTTACATCTCAGTCTCGACGGCAACAAGCCCATGGAAGTCTTCGGCGACGGTTGGAAGGATTACCTCAACCAGGTCGAAGCCTCTTGGTCTGCCCTCGTGCGGGAAGAAGATACCGTGCTATTGGCGGGCGACCTCAGCTGGGCGCTGAAATTGGAAAACGCCAAAGCCGACTTCACCTTCCTCGACAGAATGCCGGGGCAAAAGGTCATCATTCGCGGCAATCACGACTATTGGTGGACCTCGTACAACAAGGTTTGCCTGGCCGTTCCCCCCTCGGTGCACCCCCTGCAAAACAACGCCTATCGCATAGACGGCGAAGGCGTGGTCGTATGCGGCAGTCGCGGCTGGCTCATCGCCGACGACAAATCCACCGACGAGGACAAGAAGATTTACAATCGTGAATTGATTCGTATGCAAATGGCGTTGGACGACGCCGTGCGCATTCGCCGCGAAGGGGATCGTCTCTTCGTTATGACGCACTATCCCCCGTTCGGTCTCAACTTCGCACCGACCGAAATGACCGCCTTGTTCTCCCGCTACGGCGTAGAGAAAGTCATCTACGGTCACATTCACGGCAAGGCGAGCTATTACGAACTGATGCGCACCATAGACGGCGTTATTTACGTCCTCACTTCGACCGACTTGCGCGACCATACCCTCACCCTCATACCGTAG
- a CDS encoding YihA family ribosome biogenesis GTP-binding protein, whose protein sequence is MIKDAKFVISVADSAKLLSDLPEIAFVGRSNVGKSSFINCLTNRNKLAKASSEPGRTRLINYFNINNGQCYFVDLPGYGFARVSDAEKERWSTLIEAYLRGSTQLKNVFVILDIRHEPNELDKMMITFLNHYRIGFTVIATKADKINKSQIPRQVKMLADALCLTPAAVYPVSSQNKYGRERVLARIEELLVAAETYADVGDDDGADGES, encoded by the coding sequence ATTATCAAGGACGCCAAATTCGTGATAAGCGTGGCCGACAGCGCCAAACTACTGTCCGACCTGCCCGAGATTGCCTTCGTCGGGCGCTCTAACGTGGGCAAATCCTCTTTTATCAACTGCCTGACCAACCGCAACAAGTTGGCCAAGGCTTCATCCGAGCCGGGGCGCACGCGCCTCATCAATTATTTCAATATCAACAACGGACAATGCTATTTCGTAGATTTGCCCGGCTACGGGTTCGCGCGCGTGTCGGACGCCGAGAAAGAGCGGTGGAGCACTTTGATAGAGGCCTATCTCCGTGGGAGCACGCAACTCAAAAACGTGTTTGTCATATTGGATATCCGCCACGAGCCCAACGAGTTGGACAAGATGATGATCACATTCCTCAATCACTACCGCATAGGGTTTACGGTCATAGCGACCAAGGCGGACAAGATCAACAAGAGCCAAATTCCCCGTCAAGTCAAAATGCTGGCGGACGCCCTGTGCTTGACGCCTGCCGCCGTCTATCCCGTATCGAGTCAAAACAAGTACGGCAGGGAGAGGGTGCTGGCGCGCATTGAGGAATTGCTCGTCGCGGCCGAAACCTATGCGGACGTCGGCGATGACGACGGCGCGGACGGCGAGTCCTAA
- the lon gene encoding endopeptidase La, which produces MTNLIPIVPERTDPVFVGETVRITVKDKTMLERYKIACSDCKQFLSGVIKAEGDFVAALMTNVRLVNSHNGPYVVGTAVARVKITEFVRGKNIFSVDLGTYEEYPYEEYVLHDGIVEMVEWINSCKADLLEDKDLAKQFEDVPDMPSADVHGWINRYGRRFVVNNDYEELYLITNTEERLRKMTDVIRACQMYNEEANKFHEQVEDEMREAQKEYYLREELKVINGELYGDADDIAELEDLIEDCHAPEEVLDKLRGELRKMVNMAPASPESFVARNWIETVASMPWGVTTTDNLSIENARTILENDHYGLEKVKQRILEFLSIHKMVGNKNGNILCLYGPPGVGKTSVAKSIAHALGREYVRISLGGMHDEAEIRGHRRTYIGSMAGKIIMGIKKAGTVNPVFLMDEVDKLSNDYKGDPASALLEVLDPEQNKAFYDNYLEVPFDLSKVLFITTANNIGEIAKPLLDRMEMIELTGYTFEEKEQIALRHLLPKQIREHGMEEGTVRLTDGALRLLIDGYTREAGVRGLEQQIASLCRKVAVSFGDKAIEPVTLDEKDVRAHLGMARYEHRAYERQDAVGCVVGLAWTELGGETMDLEAVLMPNKGGLRLTGNLGKVMRESATTAYSYVKSHAEALGIAPEKFERELHIHAPEGAVPKDGPSAGCALVCLIVSALTDRKLRSDRALTGEVSLTGRVMAIGGLKEKSLGALRDGITTILVPEANRPDVEELPKTIRDKVTYIYNTRIEGVLQEMFA; this is translated from the coding sequence ATGACTAATCTTATTCCCATCGTACCCGAGCGGACGGACCCCGTGTTCGTCGGCGAAACGGTACGAATTACCGTCAAAGACAAGACTATGCTCGAACGCTATAAAATTGCTTGCAGTGACTGTAAGCAATTTTTATCCGGCGTCATCAAGGCGGAAGGCGACTTCGTGGCGGCCTTGATGACCAACGTCCGATTGGTCAATTCGCACAACGGCCCCTACGTCGTGGGCACGGCCGTTGCGCGCGTCAAAATAACCGAATTCGTCCGCGGAAAGAATATCTTTTCGGTGGACTTGGGCACCTACGAGGAGTACCCCTACGAAGAATACGTTTTGCACGACGGCATCGTAGAAATGGTCGAATGGATCAACAGTTGTAAAGCCGATTTGTTGGAAGACAAAGACTTGGCGAAGCAGTTCGAGGACGTGCCCGATATGCCGTCCGCCGACGTGCACGGCTGGATCAATCGCTACGGTAGGCGTTTCGTGGTCAACAACGATTACGAGGAGTTGTATTTGATTACCAATACCGAGGAACGCTTGCGCAAAATGACCGACGTTATCCGCGCGTGTCAAATGTACAACGAAGAGGCCAACAAGTTCCACGAGCAGGTGGAGGACGAAATGCGCGAAGCGCAAAAAGAGTATTATTTGCGCGAAGAACTCAAGGTGATCAACGGCGAGTTGTACGGCGACGCCGACGATATCGCCGAGCTCGAGGACCTCATCGAGGATTGCCATGCGCCCGAAGAGGTGCTGGATAAGTTGAGAGGGGAGTTGCGCAAGATGGTCAATATGGCCCCCGCATCGCCCGAGAGTTTCGTGGCGCGTAATTGGATAGAGACGGTCGCCTCTATGCCGTGGGGCGTGACGACGACGGACAATTTGTCCATCGAAAACGCGCGCACCATTCTCGAAAACGACCATTACGGGTTGGAAAAAGTAAAACAGCGCATATTGGAGTTTTTGAGCATACATAAAATGGTGGGCAACAAAAACGGCAATATTCTATGTCTGTACGGCCCGCCCGGCGTAGGCAAGACCTCGGTCGCCAAGTCCATCGCGCACGCGTTGGGCCGCGAGTACGTGCGGATCAGCCTCGGCGGTATGCACGACGAAGCCGAGATTCGCGGGCATCGCCGCACCTACATAGGCTCCATGGCGGGCAAGATCATTATGGGCATCAAAAAAGCGGGTACGGTCAACCCCGTGTTCTTGATGGACGAGGTGGACAAACTGAGCAACGACTACAAGGGAGACCCCGCGAGCGCGTTGTTGGAAGTGCTGGACCCCGAGCAAAACAAAGCCTTCTATGACAACTATCTGGAAGTGCCGTTCGACCTGTCGAAGGTGCTGTTCATCACCACCGCCAACAATATCGGCGAAATAGCCAAGCCCCTTCTTGACCGTATGGAAATGATCGAGTTGACGGGCTACACCTTCGAGGAGAAAGAGCAGATCGCCTTGCGCCATCTCTTACCCAAGCAAATACGCGAGCACGGTATGGAAGAGGGTACGGTGCGCCTGACCGACGGGGCGTTGCGCCTGCTTATCGACGGATACACCCGCGAAGCGGGTGTGCGCGGGTTGGAACAGCAGATCGCGTCCTTGTGCCGCAAGGTGGCCGTGTCCTTCGGTGACAAAGCCATCGAGCCGGTTACGTTGGACGAAAAGGACGTGCGGGCGCATTTGGGTATGGCTCGCTACGAGCATCGCGCGTATGAGCGACAGGACGCCGTGGGGTGCGTGGTCGGCCTTGCCTGGACGGAATTGGGCGGCGAAACCATGGATCTGGAAGCCGTGCTGATGCCCAACAAGGGCGGCCTGCGGCTGACGGGTAATCTCGGCAAGGTGATGCGCGAGAGCGCGACCACCGCCTACAGTTACGTCAAATCGCACGCCGAGGCGCTGGGTATCGCGCCCGAAAAATTCGAGCGTGAATTGCATATCCACGCGCCCGAGGGCGCCGTGCCCAAGGACGGACCGAGCGCGGGTTGCGCGCTGGTGTGCCTCATCGTGTCGGCGCTTACCGACCGCAAATTGCGTTCGGATCGCGCCTTGACGGGCGAGGTGAGCCTGACCGGTCGCGTGATGGCTATCGGTGGGCTCAAAGAGAAGAGTCTGGGCGCTTTGCGCGACGGCATCACGACCATATTGGTGCCCGAGGCCAACCGTCCCGACGTGGAGGAGTTGCCCAAGACCATTCGCGACAAGGTGACCTATATTTACAATACGCGCATTGAGGGCGTATTGCAGGAGATGTTCGCGTGA
- the clpX gene encoding ATP-dependent Clp protease ATP-binding subunit ClpX — protein sequence MASKEHNYHCSFCGRSEQEAGTLIASEHGGYICRDCVNQCHDMFSKNPAKKRAQKSALPTPKQIKAQLDEYIVGQEDAKKTLSVAVYNHYKRIDSAMPKGDVVLEKSNVLLLGPTGCGKTLLAKSLAEILNVPFAVADATTLTEAGYVGEDVENILLKLIQAADYDIERAEKGIIYVDEIDKIARKGENVSITRDVSGEGVQQALLKIIESTVASVPPQGGRKHPQQECLQIDTTNILFIFGGAFVGLDKIISKRREHGGIGFGGGVDKDESNYADLIKDVRPDDLIKFGLIPEFVGRIPIVVGLNALDETALVSILTQPKNALTKQYAKMLLFDGVELRFEEDALKAVAKKAIDLKTGARGLRSILEGVMLDIMYELPDMPNVLEVVITAETIEGGAKPQILYKDIA from the coding sequence ATGGCAAGTAAGGAACACAACTATCATTGCTCGTTTTGCGGACGTAGCGAACAGGAGGCGGGTACGTTGATCGCCAGCGAACACGGCGGATATATCTGCCGTGACTGCGTCAATCAATGTCACGATATGTTCAGCAAAAACCCCGCGAAAAAACGTGCGCAAAAGAGCGCGTTGCCTACGCCCAAGCAAATCAAGGCGCAGTTGGACGAGTATATCGTCGGGCAGGAGGACGCCAAGAAGACTTTGTCGGTGGCCGTCTACAATCACTATAAGCGCATTGACAGCGCGATGCCCAAAGGCGACGTCGTCCTCGAGAAGAGCAACGTGTTGTTGTTGGGCCCGACGGGGTGCGGCAAGACGCTCTTGGCCAAGTCTTTGGCCGAGATACTCAACGTGCCCTTTGCCGTGGCGGACGCCACCACTTTGACCGAAGCGGGGTACGTCGGCGAAGACGTCGAGAACATTCTGCTCAAGCTCATTCAGGCCGCGGACTACGATATCGAACGCGCCGAAAAAGGCATCATCTACGTGGACGAGATCGACAAAATCGCCCGTAAGGGCGAAAACGTGTCCATCACGCGCGACGTGAGCGGCGAAGGCGTGCAGCAGGCCTTGCTCAAGATCATCGAGAGCACGGTGGCTTCCGTGCCGCCGCAGGGCGGGCGTAAGCATCCCCAGCAGGAATGCTTGCAGATCGACACCACCAACATTTTGTTCATCTTCGGCGGCGCGTTCGTCGGCTTGGACAAAATCATCAGCAAGAGAAGAGAGCACGGCGGCATCGGCTTCGGCGGCGGCGTAGACAAGGACGAGTCCAACTATGCCGACCTCATCAAAGACGTGCGCCCCGACGACCTCATCAAGTTCGGTCTTATTCCCGAATTCGTGGGGCGTATTCCCATCGTGGTGGGCTTGAACGCGTTGGACGAGACGGCGTTGGTGTCCATTCTCACTCAACCCAAAAACGCGCTGACCAAGCAGTACGCCAAAATGCTGCTGTTCGACGGGGTGGAGTTGCGCTTCGAAGAGGACGCGCTCAAAGCCGTGGCCAAAAAGGCCATCGACCTCAAGACGGGCGCCCGCGGGCTTCGCTCTATATTGGAGGGCGTCATGCTCGACATTATGTACGAGTTGCCCGATATGCCCAACGTGCTGGAAGTCGTCATCACCGCCGAGACCATCGAGGGCGGCGCAAAACCCCAAATACTGTACAAGGATATCGCATAA
- the clpP gene encoding ATP-dependent Clp endopeptidase proteolytic subunit ClpP, whose translation MNEKNTYYLPHVVERTANGEVGYDLYSRMLQDRIVFLTGEINGDIANAVVAQLLYLESQDPKKDIYMYINSPGGSVIDGLAIYDTMQYISCDVVTICIGLAASMGAFLLSGGAKGKRYSLPHSEIMIHQVLAGFQGQATDIEIHAKNILGIKKLMNSLLAEHTGKSIEQVTADCERDNFMTAEEAKEYGLIDEVYYRRPKSE comes from the coding sequence ATGAACGAGAAAAACACGTATTATCTTCCCCACGTCGTCGAGCGTACCGCCAACGGCGAAGTCGGGTACGATTTGTATTCGCGTATGCTGCAGGACCGCATCGTCTTCTTGACGGGCGAGATCAACGGGGATATCGCCAACGCGGTGGTCGCGCAACTGCTGTATCTGGAATCGCAAGATCCCAAGAAGGATATTTATATGTATATCAACAGCCCCGGCGGCAGCGTCATCGACGGCTTGGCCATCTACGATACCATGCAATACATCTCCTGCGACGTCGTCACCATCTGCATCGGTTTGGCCGCCAGCATGGGCGCATTCCTGCTGTCGGGCGGCGCCAAAGGCAAGCGGTATAGTTTGCCCCACAGCGAGATCATGATCCACCAGGTGCTCGCCGGCTTCCAAGGTCAGGCGACGGATATCGAGATCCACGCCAAGAACATTTTGGGCATCAAGAAATTGATGAACTCCTTGTTGGCCGAGCACACCGGCAAGAGCATCGAGCAAGTGACCGCCGATTGCGAGCGCGACAACTTCATGACGGCCGAAGAGGCCAAAGAGTACGGCCTTATCGACGAAGTGTATTACAGAAGGCCGAAATCCGAATAA
- a CDS encoding trigger factor, with amino-acid sequence MSENENKIVINLRKTDYDVPYTMQQCDDNVKKYTFLLKGDVYQALETEAYFKTKSRFNVVGFRKGKAPMHIIKSMYGAYAFLEEAIDTAVDACYRPFYQDIMSGLRVAASPDLEYGKCDHEQIEFTFVIIEYPTLDNLTYKDIEVERVLPREITDEMVEDKLNKAREKAGYWQDITDRPAEMGDTTNINYAGSIDGEFFAGGTADEQELTLGSHKFIDGFEDQIVGMNIDEERDIKVTFPSDYGAEELAGKEAVFHVKLNSLKVKVLPEADDEFAKDVSDFDTLAELKDSYRKELAEQEESRAKNGTEHNLLAAVVAANEVSINAKIIDEAAENKVNDFEKMLSGNGMTLEDYCNYTGVTREKMVEDYHQSCLEQEKRSLVLTEIVKAEGLTVSPEEMDARIQKDAEAVGKDVETYKQEMKREDFDYLYNSMLSDKLVDYLLSVNKLVDPKEEPKAE; translated from the coding sequence ATGAGCGAAAATGAAAACAAAATCGTTATCAACCTTAGAAAGACCGACTACGACGTGCCGTATACGATGCAACAATGCGACGACAACGTCAAGAAGTACACTTTCTTGTTGAAGGGCGACGTCTACCAAGCCCTCGAAACCGAAGCCTATTTCAAGACCAAATCCCGTTTTAACGTGGTTGGTTTCCGCAAGGGCAAAGCCCCTATGCATATCATCAAGAGTATGTACGGCGCGTACGCTTTCCTCGAGGAAGCCATCGACACCGCCGTGGACGCGTGCTATCGTCCTTTCTACCAAGACATTATGAGCGGCCTGCGCGTGGCGGCTTCGCCCGACCTCGAGTACGGCAAGTGCGATCACGAGCAGATCGAGTTCACCTTCGTCATCATCGAGTACCCCACCTTGGACAACCTGACCTACAAGGATATCGAAGTGGAGCGCGTGTTGCCCCGCGAGATCACGGACGAGATGGTGGAGGACAAACTCAACAAAGCGCGTGAAAAGGCCGGCTATTGGCAGGATATCACCGACAGACCCGCCGAGATGGGCGACACCACCAATATCAACTACGCCGGTTCCATCGACGGGGAGTTCTTCGCGGGCGGTACGGCCGACGAGCAGGAGTTGACCTTGGGTTCGCACAAGTTCATCGACGGCTTCGAGGATCAGATCGTGGGTATGAATATCGACGAAGAGCGCGACATCAAGGTGACCTTCCCCTCCGACTACGGCGCGGAAGAGTTGGCTGGCAAAGAGGCCGTGTTCCACGTCAAACTCAACAGCCTCAAAGTCAAAGTGTTGCCCGAAGCGGACGACGAATTCGCCAAGGACGTGTCGGACTTCGATACCTTGGCCGAGCTCAAGGACAGCTACCGCAAAGAGCTGGCCGAGCAGGAAGAGTCCCGCGCTAAGAACGGTACCGAGCATAATCTCCTCGCCGCCGTGGTGGCCGCCAACGAAGTGAGCATCAACGCCAAAATCATCGACGAAGCCGCCGAGAACAAGGTAAACGACTTCGAGAAGATGCTCTCCGGCAACGGTATGACCTTGGAAGATTACTGCAACTACACGGGCGTTACCCGCGAGAAGATGGTCGAGGACTATCATCAAAGTTGCTTGGAGCAAGAGAAGCGCAGCCTCGTGCTGACCGAGATCGTCAAAGCCGAGGGCTTGACCGTCAGCCCCGAGGAAATGGACGCGCGCATCCAAAAGGACGCCGAGGCCGTGGGCAAGGACGTGGAGACCTACAAACAGGAAATGAAACGCGAGGACTTCGACTATTTGTACAACAGTATGCTGTCGGACAAATTGGTGGACTATTTGCTGTCCGTCAACAAGTTGGTCGATCCCAAAGAAGAACCCAAAGCCGAATAA